In Pseudomonas sp. MYb327, one DNA window encodes the following:
- a CDS encoding nuclear transport factor 2 family protein, with amino-acid sequence MNSQTQIQNLIESYRQAVMTKDVEKVMALYADDIVSFDAVKALQFKGKPAYRAHWQACMEMCPGPHIFEFHEITIEPSQEIAFAHWLAHCGGTNDKGETQACWMRVSQCYRQEAGLWQIVHEHWSAPFDMESGATLFNLEP; translated from the coding sequence ATGAACTCGCAAACCCAGATTCAGAACCTGATCGAGAGCTATCGCCAGGCTGTCATGACCAAGGACGTGGAAAAAGTCATGGCCCTGTATGCCGATGACATCGTTTCCTTCGACGCGGTCAAGGCTTTGCAATTCAAGGGCAAGCCTGCCTATCGCGCACATTGGCAGGCTTGCATGGAAATGTGCCCCGGCCCGCACATTTTCGAGTTCCACGAAATCACCATCGAGCCGTCCCAGGAGATAGCGTTCGCCCATTGGCTGGCCCATTGCGGCGGCACCAATGACAAAGGCGAAACCCAGGCCTGCTGGATGCGTGTCTCGCAGTGCTATCGCCAGGAAGCAGGGTTGTGGCAGATCGTCCATGAGCACTGGTCGGCGCCGTTCGACATGGAGAGCGGGGCGACGTTGTTCAATCTGGAACCCTGA
- a CDS encoding YciI family protein: MKYLCLVYSDEHLLHSLPESPKDEECMAYAESIQGSGRMVAAEALESVQTATTVRMRNGKVSITDGPFAETKEQLAGFYLIDAKDLNEAIQVAADIPAARVGCVEVRPVRQLNP; this comes from the coding sequence ATGAAGTATTTATGCCTGGTCTACAGCGATGAGCACCTGCTGCATTCGCTGCCGGAAAGCCCCAAGGACGAGGAGTGCATGGCCTACGCCGAGTCGATCCAGGGCAGCGGCCGGATGGTCGCCGCCGAAGCGCTGGAGTCGGTGCAGACCGCGACCACCGTGCGCATGCGCAACGGCAAGGTGTCGATCACTGACGGCCCGTTCGCCGAAACCAAGGAGCAACTGGCCGGTTTCTACCTGATTGATGCAAAGGATCTGAACGAGGCGATTCAGGTCGCTGCGGACATCCCGGCGGCCCGGGTCGGTTGTGTGGAAGTGCGCCCCGTTCGCCAGTTGAATCCTTGA